TTATCAGAAtagcttccccctttctcctcttgtgtgtgcacatatatatatatatatatatataggagcAGCAATGCACCATGTTGCCATTTAGTGGTGCTCAAGCATTTTGGGACCTCCGCAAAGAGCAGTTTGCAGCACACATGGCAACTGCTACAGCTATGCTCCTGCCACCTGATGGAAGTCaggtgaagtcaatgaggctacaCAGCTGTAAATATAAGTGGGGTTTGGCCCTGGGTGTGTTGCATCAGAATCCACAAGGTGACCCCTGAGGTTACCCTGGAGAGAAGACATTTGTTAAATGAGTCACTGTGGAGAGGATCCTAATATTTCTTTATGGGGAACCCTAGAAAGATAAGGAAGGTGCCGGGAGACCTGTCAGCGGATCAACAAAATAACGTAGTGCACAAGCCATTAGGCCTAAAGGGTTTGCTCTTCGGGTTCTGGATGTTTATACAGAAGGTGAGCAACGCTGAACTGATTACTGGTACGGTCTGACTGCTAGTAAAGGAAACCTGAAATGGCATCTTAATCTTTTAAACATGGATATTGTGGAACACGTTTTGCTAAGCACATATTAGGTTTTTTCCAAGGGAACGCTGCAGCGGGTATCAGTCAAGGCAGGGCAATAAAACAGACAAGCTACATCTCGAAATAACGGGCCAAGTGCAGACTGGGTATAACCCGGCTGGCATTAAATTCTCTGGGCCACATTCAGTGCTTATGTTTCAAGTTAAAAATGAGCAGAATGGCACAAACAGAGTAACTTGCACTGATCTGGTCCTCCGTGGGTGTGTCAAAATGAGTGTGACTTACACTGAGGGAAATGAAAAAGGCAGAAATAGCAGGAAAAGCAACAAATAGAGTGTAAAGTGTACATGGCAGGGAGCTGCTACTTTATTTAACAACCCTCTGTCAGTTGCTTTTCATTCTACAGCCCCGCTCCATCCAGCTGTTTCACCTCCTTGGTGTGTAAGTCACCCTGGGTTTTGCACATCCAAACTGGAGCAAATCACACTTCTTTACCACCCAGAGCCCATTTCTGCCTTCAGTGACACAATACGACTCTGACTGAAATCCACGGGAACTGCACGGGCAGAGGACAGAACTGGGTCTCCTGTAACTTAACACTAAAATTTGGGCCATTAGCTACTGATTAAACCCCTGGAATTTCTGCTTCAGAAGTGGCTCTGGATTTTCTCTTGCTGGCCAGGGTGTTCAGGATGGAGTCCTCACTGAAGGCCCCCTCGAAGGCAGAGAGAATGGACTGTCGGAACTTCTCCTTGAAGTCCTGCCCCACAAAGACATAGAGGATGGGGTTGATACAGCTGTTGAAGAAGGCAAGACTGGAAACCAAGGGGATCCCTATGTAAAGGGCCATTTTCAGCTCCTGATTGGAAGAGTTTTTAGACATTTCAAGCAAGCAGAAGACATGGTACGGAAAATAGCAGAGGAAAAACGACACTGTGACAGCAACAATGATCCTGAAAGGCTTAGTGGATCTGGCTAGATGGCTCCTTTTCATCCTGACAGCAATGATGCTGTAGCAGACGACGATCACGGTGAAGGGAATGAGGAACCCACATAAGAATCTGGTTACGATCATAgctttgtgcctcattttccaCAGCCGACGTGTCGCCTCAGATTTATAGTCATCAGACAGGGCAAAGTTATTGTAACAGCTGGTGACGTTCTTCGAATTAGTAGCAGTGTCTCGAAAAACAAGATACGGAGAGCTGATGATGAAGGCTAGGACCCATGTGACCAGGGCAATGTTGGAAGCCAACTTTGGTGTCCGGTGGTTACGAGACCACACAGGGCAGATCACCGAAATGCATCGGTCTATGCTGATCACCATTAGGAGGAAGACGCTAGCAAACATGTTGAGGAAGGCAATGGTGCTGTTCAATTTGCACAGGAGCTTCCCAAATGGCCAGTGAAAGCCCAGGGCAGTGTAGGCAATGCTGAAGGGCAGAAAAAAGGTGAAGATGAAATCGGCAACAGCCAGGTTTAGAAACCACACGGCATTAACTGTCTTCTTCATCTTGAAGCCAGCGATCCAGATGACAAGGCCATTGCCTGTCACCCCCAGCAGACACGCAATGCTGTAGACCACCATGGAAAGGATATGCATGCTCTTTTGGAGGCCAGAGAAGTAATTGGACATAGTGGAGTTTTCATGCTGAGTGGTGGAGCTGGTCGAGAACAGTGAAGAGGAAGAGATGTTCTCCATCACCATCTGGGCTCCTGAAACTAGACAAGCACACTTCTGCTATTATTTGCATCACTGGCAGTTGCCGGGCAATCAGTGTGAGGTGAGAATCTTTGCAACAACAGCGCACCAAAAACCCATAAGACCCTGAATCTGGGAAATAACTAACATTTAGTATTGACAATACTTATCTAGAGCTTTTCATCTGAGATTCTCAACAACAGTTTACAAAGGCAGACCTATGTTAcggatggggaaagtgaggcataaGGCATTTAAGTACCTTGGCCCAGATCCCAGCAAGACAGTGCCACAGCTAGGAGTAGGGAACAGCTGTGTGTGAATATCAGAGGGCGGAAACTGGTCCTAAATGAGCCCTGTATCTGGTGCCTGATTTTGTCCAGCAGTTAAAGTAAGATATTCAGGCGTAAGCTCAGCCGCCATGGGAGCACACCTCAGAGTCCCACTACTATAAATGGAAACTCTGAAATCCATCAAGACAAAAATAATTGATGCAAAGACTCCAGAATGCCTAGAAAGCACAATACCCAACTCACAGGGAGAATCGCACCGGGATGCTTTTCTTCTCtaacagcaaaaaagaaaaggaggactcttggcaccttagagactaacaaatttatttgagcataagcttttgtgagctacagctcacttcatcggatgcattcagtggaaaatacagtggggagatttatatacacagagaacatgaaacaatgggtgtcaccatacacactgtaacaagagagtgatcacttaaggtgagctattaccaacaggagagaaggggggggagggggagtggggagaaccttttgtagtgataatcaagatgggccatttccagcagttgacaagaaagtctgaggaacagcggggggggggggataaacatgggaaaatagttttactttgtgtaatgacacatccactcccagtctctattcaagcctaagttaattgtatccagtttgcaaattaattccaattcagcagtctctcgttggagtctgtttttgaagtttttttgttgaagaattgcaacttttaggtctgtaatcgagtgaccaaagagagtgaactgttctccaactggtttttgaatgttataattcttgacatctgatttgtgtccatttattcttttacatagagactgtccagtttgaccaatgtacatggcagaggggcattgctggcacatgatggcataagtcacattggtagatgtgcaggtgaacgagcctcggatagtgtgactgatgtgattaggccctatgatgatgtcccctgaatagatatgtggacacagttggcaacagttcagccactgaatgcatccgatgaagtgagctgtagctcacaaaagcttatgctcaaataaattggttagtctctaaggtgccacaagtcctcctgttctttttgcgaatacagactaacacggctgctactctgaaagcagcaaaaaagaagaaagccacGCACAAAAAGTCTCTATTTCCCTtcaagcacagttgccaactttcacgcggtaaataagcaccctgactttcacaataagcagAAATCAAGCGAATCCCATctcaaaacaaggccaaacaggccaatccctaagaaccccaacactctatgtgactagatcccccggcgtgcagtctaggactgtggtgggcccgctatGCACCCAtgactctctccccaccttgcccctgcttgccaggagccggtccaaaaaaagaagcaacaagctacaagcaaCAAACCAacaactagccaacaagcaacccacaagccaattaagccaaaaacaagtccaatttctgtgtttttttcacgAGTTTGGCATGCCTGCCTCCAGGAAGGAGCACATTTCTGTGGAAGAGTTATGCACAGGTGCCGCTCCAGTTGGGAGGAGATGGTATTCCAAAGGCTAGCACTGAATTGGTCCTGGAGACCCTACAGGTTTAGGCTCTGTGTTGACACTGGGCACAGAAGCTACTCTTTATCTCAGTCAGCGTGATACGGTCACTACCGAATGGAACATCTTAGGATGGGCATGTGGTCTTGTCACTGCTCTAAAAGTCATGGGTGAAATCCAGGTCCCCTAGAAATCAGTGGATGTTTTGCCATCAATTTCAGTGGACTCAGGATCATAGCCCAGGTGAAAACTACCCAGGAAATTAATCAGACATAGGCAAGctagcaaaaaaaacccctctcttgCCAGCAGACCTCTGCCCACACCTCCA
The nucleotide sequence above comes from Natator depressus isolate rNatDep1 chromosome 10, rNatDep2.hap1, whole genome shotgun sequence. Encoded proteins:
- the LOC141994752 gene encoding chemerin-like receptor 1 codes for the protein MVMENISSSSLFSTSSTTQHENSTMSNYFSGLQKSMHILSMVVYSIACLLGVTGNGLVIWIAGFKMKKTVNAVWFLNLAVADFIFTFFLPFSIAYTALGFHWPFGKLLCKLNSTIAFLNMFASVFLLMVISIDRCISVICPVWSRNHRTPKLASNIALVTWVLAFIISSPYLVFRDTATNSKNVTSCYNNFALSDDYKSEATRRLWKMRHKAMIVTRFLCGFLIPFTVIVVCYSIIAVRMKRSHLARSTKPFRIIVAVTVSFFLCYFPYHVFCLLEMSKNSSNQELKMALYIGIPLVSSLAFFNSCINPILYVFVGQDFKEKFRQSILSAFEGAFSEDSILNTLASKRKSRATSEAEIPGV